CGTGGAAATTGAAAGGCTTCCAGGTCCAGCGAGGATCGTCATGCTCAGGGGTATCGATAATGTCGTCCGGATCGGCCGCGGCGGCGTCGCCCATCCAGATCCAGATAAGTTGGTCTTTCTCTACCACGGGGTATGAGCGAACGTTCGCGGCGGCCGGAATGCGTGCCTGATTGGGAATGCGCGTACAGGCACCACTCTTGTCAAACTCCACGCCATGATAACAGCAGCGGATGACGTTGCCATCGACGTGGCCGGCGCTCAGGGGCATCGCGCGATGGCTGCACCGATCTTCGAGCGCCGCAATCTCGCCCCCCTCGGTGCGAAACACCACGACGGATTCCCCGAGATACTTACGTCCGATCTGCTTACCGGGTGCGATCTCGCTGGCGAAAGCAGCCATATACCAGGCGTTACGAATGAACATTGCGGGCTCTCCAAAACCTCACCAGGCTGCCGACGGCGCACCCGTTTTCTTCTCGCCAGGAAGATAAAGGTGCGACGATAAGCGACCAAATAACTTTCCGGATCCTGCATTCAAGAATCGGGATCGATGCCACGATGTCGGAGGCGCTCCGGCTTAGCGCAGGTAAAGCCCGCCATTCATGTCCAGCGTTGCGCCCATGAAAAATCCGCCCCGGTCAGAGGCGAGCAGCGCCGTGGCGGCCGCGATCTCGCCGACTTCCATGAAACGCCCGATCGGGACCTCATCCTCGACAGCAGCGATCATGTCCGGTGACATGCGTTGCTTAGCGGAGTCGATTGGACCGGGAGAGATGGCATTGACCGTCACGCCGGTTCCGGCGAGATGCCGCGCGAAATATTTGGAAAGCATGATCGCGCCTGCTTTCGATGCTGCATAATGGGCAGAAGCAACCGTTCCGCCATTCTGGCCCGCCAACGACGTGATGTTGACAATCCGGCCATAGCCGTTGGCGACGAGGTGATCCTGGAATACCTGGATGCTGAGGAAAACGCTGCGCATGTTGATGCGCGAAATCTCGTCAAACTCCTCCGGCGTTATGTCGGGCGTCGGCGTGCGCTTGCCCTGACCGGCATTGTTGATCACGATATCAAGTTTGCCCCAGCGATCGACGATCGCCGCCAGCGCGGCCTCAAAGTCTGCTTTCTCGCGCACGTCGAGCTTCAAGGCAAAT
This DNA window, taken from Sphingomonas sp. AP4-R1, encodes the following:
- a CDS encoding SDR family NAD(P)-dependent oxidoreductase, encoding MSDLVLPANGSFSFAGRIAIVTGGGSGVGEAIVREIHAGGGKVAVSDINPAAAEAVAASLDVSGATAFALKLDVREKADFEAALAAIVDRWGKLDIVINNAGQGKRTPTPDITPEEFDEISRINMRSVFLSIQVFQDHLVANGYGRIVNITSLAGQNGGTVASAHYAASKAGAIMLSKYFARHLAGTGVTVNAISPGPIDSAKQRMSPDMIAAVEDEVPIGRFMEVGEIAAATALLASDRGGFFMGATLDMNGGLYLR